One Faecalicatena sp. Marseille-Q4148 DNA window includes the following coding sequences:
- a CDS encoding response regulator transcription factor — translation MISILIVEDEAPIRELLRISLKEAGYECTCAADGDEAADILIRKRFDLVLLDIMLPGANGYELLEFVRPMEIPVIFLTAKGEVADKVKGLRMGAEDYITKPFELAELLARVETVLRRYHKAEEILACGAVKVDLRSHRVTRNSEPVSLTAKEYELLVLFLRNKNIALYRDRIYEEVWQEEYTGNSRTVDLHVQRIRKKLGLEEQITAVYKIGYRLEEKE, via the coding sequence ATGATATCAATACTAATCGTAGAAGACGAAGCGCCAATCCGTGAGCTTTTGCGGATCAGTTTAAAAGAAGCCGGTTATGAATGTACATGTGCTGCGGACGGAGATGAAGCGGCAGACATTCTGATCCGGAAGCGGTTTGATCTTGTACTGCTCGATATTATGCTTCCGGGTGCCAATGGATATGAGCTGTTGGAATTTGTCAGGCCGATGGAGATTCCGGTTATATTTCTGACCGCAAAGGGTGAAGTGGCAGATAAAGTAAAGGGGCTTCGCATGGGAGCGGAAGACTATATTACAAAGCCGTTTGAACTGGCAGAGCTTCTTGCCAGGGTGGAGACGGTGCTGCGCAGGTATCACAAGGCGGAAGAGATACTGGCGTGCGGGGCGGTCAAAGTGGATCTTCGTTCACATCGCGTGACGAGAAACAGCGAACCGGTGAGCCTGACTGCAAAAGAATATGAACTGCTTGTATTGTTTTTGCGGAATAAGAATATTGCGCTTTACCGTGACCGGATCTATGAAGAAGTCTGGCAGGAAGAATATACGGGAAATAGCCGTACAGTTGACCTTCATGTTCAGCGCATCCGCAAAAAACTCGGGTTGGAGGAGCAGATCACTGCGGTATATAAGATCGGATACCGTTTGGAGGAGAAGGAATGA
- the radA gene encoding DNA repair protein RadA: MAKGKKSVFFCQNCGYESAKWSGQCPACKEWNTFVEEPMEGNKTVSTVRAAKSAKIVTLRDVSVEKEDRIHTDIHELDRVLGGGIVPGSLILVGGDPGIGKSTLLLQVCRNLSGQKRSVLYISGEESLRQIKLRADRIGEFSETLSLLCETNLDTIRSVIESNRPQIVVIDSIQTMYNEEVGSAPGSVSQVRESTNVLMQLAKGLGIVIFIVGHVTKEGTVAGPRVLEHMVDTVLYFEGDRHASYRILRGVKNRFGSTNEIGVFEMQQTGLVEVANPSEFMLNGKPENASGSVVACSLEGTRPILIEIQALVSRSGFGMPRRTAAGTDYNRVNLLMAVLEKRLGMGLADYDAYVNIAGGIKMTEPAIDLGIVLALVSSYRNRVISDETIVFGEVGLSGEVRAVSMPEQRVNEAKKLGFTRCIMPAVSLKTVQAIKGIEIIGVKTINEAVQYI, encoded by the coding sequence ATGGCGAAAGGAAAGAAAAGTGTATTTTTCTGTCAGAACTGTGGGTATGAATCTGCAAAATGGTCCGGTCAGTGTCCGGCATGCAAAGAGTGGAATACGTTTGTAGAAGAACCGATGGAAGGAAATAAAACAGTTTCCACAGTGCGGGCAGCAAAATCAGCAAAGATTGTGACGCTTCGTGATGTTTCGGTGGAGAAAGAAGACCGGATCCATACAGATATTCACGAATTAGACCGGGTACTTGGAGGCGGAATCGTGCCGGGGTCACTGATTTTAGTGGGAGGGGATCCGGGAATCGGAAAATCTACATTGCTGCTGCAGGTGTGCAGGAATTTGTCCGGTCAAAAGCGCAGTGTTCTTTATATTTCAGGAGAAGAATCGCTTCGGCAGATTAAGCTGAGGGCTGACAGGATTGGAGAATTTTCAGAGACGCTCTCACTTCTCTGCGAAACAAATCTTGACACGATTAGGAGTGTGATTGAATCCAATCGTCCGCAGATCGTTGTCATCGATTCCATACAGACGATGTACAATGAAGAAGTTGGATCAGCTCCGGGAAGCGTTTCACAAGTGAGGGAATCGACAAATGTGTTGATGCAGCTGGCGAAAGGTCTTGGCATTGTTATCTTTATTGTAGGGCATGTGACGAAAGAAGGAACCGTGGCGGGCCCGCGTGTTTTAGAGCATATGGTTGACACGGTGCTTTACTTTGAGGGAGACAGACATGCATCTTACCGGATCTTGCGAGGAGTCAAGAATCGTTTTGGTTCTACAAATGAAATCGGAGTATTTGAGATGCAGCAGACAGGACTTGTGGAAGTGGCAAATCCTTCGGAATTTATGTTAAACGGAAAGCCGGAAAATGCTTCCGGATCGGTTGTGGCATGTTCATTGGAAGGAACAAGACCGATCCTTATTGAAATCCAGGCACTTGTGAGCCGCAGCGGTTTTGGAATGCCGCGGAGAACAGCAGCGGGAACAGATTACAACCGGGTAAATCTTCTGATGGCAGTTCTCGAGAAGCGTCTTGGTATGGGGCTTGCAGATTATGATGCTTATGTCAATATCGCAGGAGGCATTAAGATGACAGAGCCGGCGATTGATCTTGGAATTGTTCTTGCGCTTGTCTCAAGTTATCGCAATCGTGTGATTAGTGATGAGACAATTGTATTTGGCGAAGTAGGGTTAAGCGGCGAAGTGCGTGCGGTCAGTATGCCGGAACAAAGAGTAAATGAAGCGAAGAAACTTGGATTTACAAGATGCATTATGCCGGCAGTGTCACTGAAAACAGTTCAGGCAATCAAAGGCATCGAGATCATCGGCGTAAAGACAATAAATGAGGCGGTACAGTACATTTGA
- a CDS encoding endosialidase, translated as MAAVKELLRVEADGGLSFGDYTLDSKTKLDGFEYQGDLYKVKTFQEITKLEKNGMFVYESVPGTAVENLKVTENTIVFQVSGPKDAQFTLELEPEQEYTVYMDDVNVGKMTTNLSGKLSVSAELSETKAVCVKIVRD; from the coding sequence ATGGCTGCAGTCAAAGAACTATTAAGAGTAGAAGCTGATGGAGGACTTAGCTTTGGAGATTATACATTAGACTCCAAGACAAAACTGGATGGTTTTGAATATCAGGGAGATTTATATAAAGTCAAGACATTTCAGGAAATTACAAAGCTTGAAAAGAACGGTATGTTTGTATATGAATCCGTTCCGGGTACAGCGGTAGAAAACCTGAAAGTAACAGAGAACACAATCGTATTTCAGGTTTCCGGTCCGAAGGATGCACAGTTTACACTGGAACTTGAACCGGAACAGGAATATACAGTATATATGGACGATGTGAATGTCGGTAAGATGACAACAAACCTGAGTGGAAAGCTGAGTGTCAGTGCAGAATTGTCTGAGACAAAGGCGGTTTGTGTAAAGATTGTAAGAGATTAG